The segment GTGCGCCCTTAACCAGCGGCAATCCAGAAGGTGCGGTTCCTGGAGTCTCTGGATTGATGGCATCACAGGCAATGAAACCAAAGGTGTTACTTGCGACGGCAATAATTAGAGTTCTGGATAGCAGCGGACGCTACCAGGAGGCGCGGGCCTTACTGGACGGAGGGAGCGAGAGCACATTCATATCGGAGTCTTGTGTGCAGAGGTTAGGCTTAGAGCGGTTTAAGCCTGATGACCCAATCACAGGACTGGGCTGTACTCCTATAACCGGTTGTAGGGGAGCAGTTAATCTGACCATGACACCTAGGCTGACGGATCAGCCAGTGCTGGTGACCACGGCTAATGTCTTAAATAAAATCAGTTATAATCTGCCTGGATATTCGTTGCCGGCTCAGTTGGCGGATAATTATCGGGGACTGGATCTTGCGGATGAACAGTTCTTTGTGAGTCGAGAGattgatattttattaggtGAGGATTTACTTTGTGACATTGTACTCAGCGGACGCATCAAAATCCATGATAACATTCCACGGGTGACAAAAACGGTGTTCGGACACGTTTTGTCAGGTCCTGTCAATATTGGAGTTTCCCTTCGAGTTCCTTGTGCGTCTCAGGCCTTTTTCTGTAGCACAAGCACAGATCGGATCTTAGAACGGTTCTGGGAGGTTGAAGACATCCCGTTTAAGGCGGAAAATCCTAAAGATCTTGAATGCGAGACCATTTTTAGAGATACCCATTCACGGACTGAAGAGGGTAGATACTCAGCACGGTTGCCTTTTATATCGGACGCCCCTGAACTCGGTAACACTGTACCCATAGCTATGAAGCGGTTTTTAGCCATGGAGAGGCGGCTCCTTGCAAAAGGCAACGAGGTCTTTAGGGAGAAATACACGGAGTTTATGCGGGAGTACGCCGAAACAGGACACATGTCACTGTGTGAAGGGGAACCAAACGACTACGCCAGTGGTAGTTACATTATACCTCATCATGGAATTTTTAAAAAGGATTGTGATAAGATTCGCGTAGTTTTTGACGCTAGTTGCGCATCTACTAATGGTGTTGCGCTAAATGATTGTTTGCATGCGGGTCCAAAACTACAGCGGGATATCGCGGAAATTATATGTAGGTTTAGGCTACATCGTTACGTGTTTACAACGGACATCAGGATGATGTTTAGACAGATTTTGATTGCTGAGGAGGATCGGCGTTTCCAGCTCATTTTCTGGCGGGAGTCCCCAGACTTACCTTTGCGTGTGTATCGGCTAAATACCGTAACCTACGGGATGAAGTCAAGCCCATACCTTGCGATTCGGACGCTAAGGCAGTTGGCAGATGACGAAGAGATGCAGTTTCCTGCTGCGGCACAACTTCTGCGGTCTTCGGTGTATATGGATGACATTTTAGGTGGAGCCGATTCCATAGAAGACGCAAGCAAGTTGAAGCAGGAACTGACGGATTTACTACGCTCTGGCGGTTTTGAGCTTAGTAAATGGACGTCAAGCAGTAAGGAAGTCTTACAGGACATAGCAGAGGAGCATTTAGAAAAACCtcgcaaaatatttgacaatgcgGATGGGCCTAGTTTCTATAAAATCCTAGGCGTTCAATGGGATTCTAGCAGTGACTGTTTCTCATATCGTACGAAGCTGGATGACACTAGTGGATGTACTAAGCGGTCAATATTGTCAACTTTAGCTAGGGCATTTGATCCTTTGGGGTGGATCTGCCCAGTAATCTTTCAGGGTAAGGTCCTCATGCAGCAACTCTGGCTGAAAAATTTGTCATGGGATGCGAAAGCTCCTGATGACGTAGTTGCGGAATGGCAAGGCATTTTAAAAGATATGCCTCTTATTTCAAATCTGCGGTTGGAACGCTTTATCTTATTAGACGTCAAATCGTGTTCTCTGCATGGTTTCTCAGATGCATCAGAACTTGGGTATGGTGCAGCGGTTTATCTGAGGACTGTGGGACATGACGGAAGGGTCAAGGTTAGTTTGATGATGGCAAAATCGCGAGTCTCGCCGGTTAAATCGAAACTAACTATACCGAAACTTGAATTAAGCGGTGCGGCGTTGCTAGTCAGACTTTTGAAATACGTTGTTGCTGCAATCAGTGATGACCTGACGATAGACGGAATCTTCGGATGGTGTGACAGCACTATCGTTCTCTCGTGGTTGAAGACATCGCCACATTTGTTGCAGACTTTTGAGGGCAATCGAGTTTCTCAGATTATAAATTGCGGTTTAAACATAGCCTGGAGACACTTACCTTCAGAAATGAACCCTGCTGATGTCGCGAGTCGCGGTTGTCGCGCGTCAGTACTATTGGAGCATCCTTTATGGTGGGGACCTCCTTGGTTGTCAGGTGATGCGGAGACCTGGCCCAGGAATATAATGGACAAAGCGGAAGATCCATTACCTGGATTGCGGAAAGTGAAGGTAAATGTTCAGGCCCTGGTCGGGATTGTTGACAAAGATAATATTTTTACGCGGTTTAGTTGTTTAAATATGCTATTGACGGTCGTAGCATATTGTTTCCGGTTTGTCAACAATGCCAGGCCTTTGTCCGAGAAACTTAGGGGGGTATTATCAGTCCCAGAGCGACGGTTCGCTTTGCAGCGGTTAATCAAATTGGTTCAGCAGGAGGAGTTTGCGGATGACATCCACTGCTTAGACCAGAATAAACAATGTTCCAAGCGGCTACGTCGGCTTTTGCCGTTTATTGCGGATGACGGTTTATTGCGCGTTGGAGGTCGTTTGGAGCATTCAAGTTTGTCTTTTCCACGGAAACATCCGGTGATTTTACCAAAATCACATGCTCTAACGGTTTTGATCGTGGATCATTTTCATGTGACCTATTGCCACGCGGGGGCAACGGTTTTGATGTCGGTATTACAGCGGCAATTTTGGATTCTTTCTGCGGGACAAGTGATTCGTACACGAATTTTCAAGTGTATGAAATGTTTTAAAACCAAAGCCAGACCAACAGCGCCGATTATGTCAGCGCTGCCATGGGATCGAGTTAATTCAACTGGTGTGTTTCACACAGTTCAAACTGACTTTGCTGGTCCATTCAGCATTAAGCAGTCTCGTTTGCGGAACGCAAAAATTCTGAAGGCGTATCTTTGCGTATTTATCTGCTCTACATCCAAAGGGGTTCATTTGGAGTGTGTCACTGACCTTTCGACAGAAGGGTTTCTTGCGGCTTTGACACGGTTCACATCTCGACGCGGCATGCCGAGTGTGATACGTTCAGATTGCGGAACCAATTATACAGGAGCCAACAGATACTTAGATGATGTGCGGAAATATTTGGCTTCTGAGGAAGCACAACAAGGGCTTAGCGACGGCGCGGCCAAACAGTCTATAACGTGGCGGTTTAATTCGCCACCGGCGCCACATTTCGGTGGTCTTTTTGAGGCGACCGTAAAGTCGGCTAAGACACTATTGCGGCGCGTCATAGGTGAACAGGTTTTGACGTTTGACGAATTGGTAACGGTATTTACCAGGGTGGAGGCAGTCCTTAATTGTCGTCCTCTATGCCCATTGACCCAAGATCCTAATGAATTGGAGGTTTTGACGCCTGCTCATTTACTTATTGGAAGACCTTTGCTTTCGGTTCCGGAGTACAATTTCGAGGACATTCCGAACTCACGGTTGAATCGGTTTAACTTAATACAAGCTATGTCTCAACGGTTGTGGAGAAAATGGAGTGAACAATACCTCCATTCTCTTCAAATGCGTAGAAAATGGACATCTCCAACTGATCCGCCTCAGCTGGGTGATCTTGTCCTGATAAAGGAGGAGAATTTACCTCCTCTAAAATGGAAGTTAGGTAGGATAGAAGAACTGCTACCCGGCAAAGATGGTGTTGTTAGGGTAGTACGTCTTAAAACTTCTACAGGTAGCCTCACGCGGCCTGTTGTTAAAATTTGTAGGCTTCCTTTGGACGACTAAGCGGAGTTAGCGTTAccaaattgttttaatttagtgttttatttgtttgttgttGATAAAGGCTTTAGCCTTTCTCGGGCGGGGGAATGTTTAGTTTTAATACCAGTTTCGGAAAGTTTCTaaattgtttacatgtcatgtctcactcgcacatcattttatcatatatatttatttcgtatGGGAAATGGGGCATGCGCAAAAGACGCTTCTTATTATTTGGAActaagtttaaaaattttatGACATGAAAGAAGAAAAAGAATATGTCAGAAGATGAAGAAAGAAAATTGACGTTCACGGCGGTGGTGAACTGCGGAAAGAAATCTTGTGAAATTACGTTACGGCGAGCGGAAAAGCCGTGGATTTCTAAACCAATAGATATAACAATAAGCGGCCAAAGGCCTACACGTCAAAGCGCGGGTGAGTGTAGGGctttattttatctattttttcttttaagttctcTTCATTTTTGTTTTGCACCCCGAAACGGTGAAAGTCTTCCTAAGGTGCCGATTTCCGGACAGAACCAGCGCCCTTTTGTCCAAAGAACCCAAACTCACGCCAATCGGGTGGCGGGGAGGTTCTCTGGTACATTACCTATCGAATAAAATAGGTcgccaaaaatttaatttaagctAATGTAAAATAATCTTGATGTAAAAACAAAATCTGAACTTCTGAAATCTACTCAGGCTTTTAGGTACtaatttttaagttatttttttatgagataagaAGCTTACTTTGatattaaatcttattaggtaagtattaggaggcataatatatctgacggcatttacttattttaaaatattttaataacataAGTAGTTGAATACATTATGTAAATTGaaaaacttaaaatgattgCATTTATTATACAATTCAGCGAATTATCTTAGTCTGACTGACTTTTTAGTCTGTGACAGAAATAACAttgagaaaatattattataacatacAGGTAAATCCATTTTATGCGTAAAGTAAACAGTGAGGTCAGTCGGGGTAATAATAACGacgaggcaattgtaactaaacgaaatatcttccatattttacatcatTTGCTGTAGTTCCATATAATATGTCCAGATAGCGTATAAGCTCTTTCATCATTTCACCGTAGATGGTGTTGATAGTCCTAATGATCTCTCTGATCTACACGACCGTGAAGTTTTCGACTAAATTGGTAGTACTATGCGCGTGAGAGACAGCCTCTCAAACATTCcataaaaaatatggttttaatgtgatttaacatttttttcagtacagatggtgttttttaacgcactagtgcgagaagtggttcattatatgccaggtcgaaacttcggaggctcatctgtactgaaaaacgtcgtacgatacacgtgcgaaaaggaaattcgtaactcgtgacgatttaaaacactcccttcggtcgtgttttaatttatcgccactcgtttcgaacttccttttttacgcacttgtatcgtaatgtactatttctacagttagttgcataattacaaacttttttatgtttgtatgtactTCAATCTTCTGATTTTCATGTTTCAAtagtatttaagcgatagtttaAATTGCCCTCCTTAAATTGCGATGGAGGCTAATTTCGACTATTTGGTAGTTTTAATTGCCCCGCCATATTTTATATGCAAATCAACAACACTAGTGATTAACTCGATTCGAGGTTTTGTATCGATATTAATACCTCATTTAGTGACTCTGGCTCTGGAAAGggctaaaagtatattttattgaacgtCTTTGTGTATTATCGATTATTTTAAGCATTTAGTCCCTTATTGGTCTGATTATGAACAGAGAATAAGGTGTGCGCGGGTACACGGTATGCACCTatagacacagtatcgacagatTTCTAATAGGGACGATTCCCATCACTACTTAGTATGGAGACCAGTTTTAATTACCCCGCTGACAtcttgtaaatgtttttttacacaaaccAACAGACCAACATAAAAATGAGTCTTTAAGTTAGGTTCCTTAAGTTTTGACAAAGCACATGATATAGCACACTCAACGAAGCCTACCTCATCGGAAATGGTGTCTTAATCCACTTACTCAAAGTACTCGAGGGTGGGGGTGGAGATAaagggtggaggggggtgtaaaggtccctttttttcaGTTTTTCGTGAATACGTCTTAAACTGTGCCACGTAGCAAAAATTGTTCTAAGACACAAGTTTAGTAATCTTcagaaaattctctacaaaaaaagtatgtacactttttatctgggatttTATGGGGTTCATGAAATATGGAGAGAAAAAGATGgacagaaaatatttttttttataatgcaagtgtgatgaaaaacattgtgtgtaactcgggaagtatgaatattactaactcgagtctttaaatcgctccggcaagccgtcgcgatttaacttactctcgttagtattgttcaatgtactattattgtccATCCTTTCCCCTCCATATTTCATGAACTATtgatcccagataaaaagtgtatatacttttttgtagaaaattttatgaagattattTGTGTcttagaacattttttgctatgtgacACAGTTTAAGAGGTAttcacgaaaaactaaaaaaagggaccattacacccccctccacccgttatctCCACCCCTACCCccgagtactttgagtatgtgaattaagacaccattctctacaactatgccaaaattcgcttatacacgaattatttcccccgAAAGGCAGTTAAGTGTTCGTTGGGCGTGCTAATATCCGGATTACCAGTGTAAGTTCACTGTAACGAAATTTATTATCAATAGTTGAAATTCCCCCTCGGCGGGATAGTTATAACTATTTCTgccatttcatataaaaatcgtATTTTAAAGTATACGGAATCTTTATTTTTGGACGAGAGccagattaaataaaatctAGATAACTAATCTACAGTGTGAAGGCAATCAATTGTCATTAAAATTACCGTTGATAGTAGTTTTAAGCAAAgttgtactttatattttactttttttttttgttgtgagaGATGGGAATTTAGAGGTAGACCTCTATCGTATCCGCAAGTCAGGACGCCGGGCAGACCTGGGAGGGCTACCCGGGGAAACCTGGGAGGGCTACCCGGGGAAACCTGGGAGGGCTACCCGGGGAAACCTGGGAGGGCTACCCGGGGAAACCTGGGAGGGCTACCCGGGGAAACCTGGGAGGGCTACCCGGGGAAACCTGGGAGGGCTACCCGGGGAACCTGGAAGGGCTACCCGGGGAAACCTGGGAGGGCTACCCGGGGAAACCTGGGAGGGCTACCCGGGgaaatttatattttacttcAAACCAAATGCAACTTTTATAGGCACGCCCGCGCCAACTCGACGACTGGTCGATGGTCAACAACAGGTTTGGTCTAGTAAGTCGTCATCCCGCCTACTAAGCctatggtcctgggttcgaatcacaGTAAGGGCAGACTTCTTGACAGCACTATAGGGCTGTCAATTTGTATAAGAAATAGACTGCGATGTCAGCGTGCAATTGTACATGTATAATAGCGAAACGACGACGTATGGTCCTTACTATTTTTGGCAAAATATAGGACTTATAGTTATAAAATACAGTTCGGTTTGCTTTTCTcgtcattaaataaataaataaataaataaataaataaataaataaataaataaataaataaataaataaataaataaataaataaatattataagacattcttacacagattgactgaggctcacggtaagctcaagaaggcttgtgttgtgggtactcagacaacgataatcattagacttatatattgaccgggatatagaccgtgattacctttttgatttttgtcgagctcccgatattttttatttcagttttccgtgatcatgatgcatgcaactgcgtcgaaatatcgggagctcgacaaaaatcaaaaatcaaaaaggtaatcacggtctatatcccggtcaatataagtctaatgaaaataaccgtgaatcattcaaaactcttaacgaTAATCATATCGGTCATTGGAATAATTATGTTCCGAGAGAATGGACAGCGCGACTTGAAAAACAAAACTTGAAACTGACCGTTTCTTCTCATTGCTACAGCGAGTTCGGGCGAACTACATTGCTGATTTAATCACCGAGAGTAAAATCTTAGCGCTTTATTTaggttttttatgaaaacaataTCGACAGCCGATAAATCAAATATCGttagtgttgtgtgtcgacgaAGTGACATCCGTAAATAGTGCGCGAACACTTCAAGTTAATAAACAAGACCGAGTGCGGGTAGTTCGGAAAACTCGCGTGGCTGTCAAGTGTTGATGTCACAGGAGGTTGGAGATcaatttaaaatgtaaataatacgcgaataagtcccgatttaaaatttatttaatcgtgaaagtttaaatcagtgtaccACACAGGATGTTTATTTAACAACACgatcaaaatatcattttgatatCAACGTACGTTCGAATTGGCTTGTGGACAGAGCTAACTACTAGTAAGCACACTTGGAGGTGCGCCAAACATGCCCGCTGACATGCGACTAAAAGTACTTCAAGAGTTTAAGAGTTCAAAAATAGCTATATTGTTGTTGCTACTTCACATTTTCCAAGCTTTAGCCTTAGGTTAGGCTGTAGGTACGTACATAGAGTGATACAATTAGGTAGATAATGAAATATTTAGGCTATATAACAATACGCGTTATGAGCTTAGTGGATGACATGGGGAAATGCGTATGTATTAAAACTAAAACGCCTACAAATAGAGAACCCGTGTATCAGGGGGCGTaggcgacgcgaaacgccgcagaaatgtagtctggctctgtcgcgccaatacgcaagagcgatagagatagaatatatactacgaaagagatattgtgagagtttcgtgagcgtttgtgcattcggctacgcatactGGTCCCTGGCGTTAAATGTATAAGGCCCACTTATACgaataattatttattctattttattctatatAAAGTTCTGCAATAATGTCTACGTCTGTATGCAGTACGAGACGGGGGTGTTAATACTGCAGCAATGTACTTCTAATACGAGATATTTATATGAAAATGTAAGACTGAGTAAACTAGGCAACACTTTACTGTATTTGTTTGGGTTGCGATAAGTATCAGACTGGTTAAAACACTTAAAACCCGGTAAAAGTAAGAAAACTGATTGAGGTAGAGAGCCTAATATGCGTCAAAAATGACATTTAAATACGATATTAACCAGACATACTTACCAATGTCAAAGGGCCATTATTCAACCAAAAATGCCAGTCTTACTTACTGTCAGATAACTAACTTATTATTACGACATCACTATACCTCTAGAATTGTCTGAATATGGCCGTATGTCTTAGAGACATATTTGGGGGTTCGTTTTTAATTAGTACTGTATTCTTGTATCTGGAGTTCAGTAATACTAAAggataaataagtattattgtAGTAATGTCTACGTCTGTATGCCCCAGCCTTTATCAGACAATGTCCGGTCACGTACATAACAGTACGGAGTGACTAGAGACTCGGCGTCGATGAGCGGAGTTTTAGCGCCGGCAATGAGTACGAGACGGGGGTGTTAATACTGCAGCAATGTACTTCTAATACGAGATATTTATATCAGAATGAAAAAAGTTGTAGTCTTGCAACATTTTACTGTATTCGCTTGGGTCGTGATGAGTATCAGACTGATTAAAACCGGTAAAAGTAAGAAAACTGAGAGAGATAGAGAGCCTGATGACGTGGCATTGATGAACGAAGTTTTAGCGCCGGCAATAAGATGGCAAGAGGCGAGGGTGTTAATATTGCAGCAATGTACTTCTAATACGAGATATTTATGTGAATATATAAGCCGTTCGATTGAGTAGTGTTGCTATTTTAACTGAGTGTTGCTATATTGATCAGAGTGGTTAAGTAATTAGGAAATACTTAAACCCGGGAAAAGTAGGAAAACTGGGAAGAACAGATAAGTATGTaataaataggctactagactcatatcgaatttggcacagtaaatgattgtattttgtagtatttgacataaaaaatacaatatttatagattttgggtataaaaactgtattttgactacgtattttcgattaaaaatgtgtgtagttttttatttattttggccaccgaaaacgccaTCAGCGGtgaagtgacgtcatcgaattcgaaccttactgcatgtcaaaacaattactgacatattgaactttatgtcttcatacttaaaaaattCTGTTtccgaatagaatgacctgatgacagataaatctatagattaacatgactgtgttgttttcgcttGATTAcctaaaagtatactttaaaaatattttttgctgtttttaagtcacaataaaatatggtaatattttatttcggttaattggacagtgcttaatcatataagacagactttaaaaaatggtcaagtagcctattatgcgTTTAAAATGAGTCTACCTATATACGATATAAACTCTATTATAATAATACACATGTTAgtacatttataatttttcaACTAAAAACATTCTCTtgacaatataattttaatatacctaatCGAGTGACATGACTATgaaattttttaatattattagatTATTCAGATAATATTGAAGATAtgttaaatacttatatgtgttAGCTCTTCCGCAAAAAACGACCAACAAAAATAAATTCACCAAAACTAACGCAGTCGCAGAAAGTCCCCGTTGCAACTGCACCAACTAAACGCTGTAGCGACAAGGTCGTGATTCGCCTGGCGTCTCTATTGGCACAATAAGCACGAGGCACGTCTGTTCGCCCTTAATGATCGCTCGATATGCTAAACTTATAATTTTGTAGCCTGTCTCGCTAGGTTTCAGAAAGTACTTAAAATCTGGAAGGATGACGAGATacaacttaaccacaaaataaaaaaaaattgaaaagacCCCCGACAAAATGGACCGgccgatttccatgaaacacggctaagaacactctcgaccaattcagcttttaaacaaaaaaaaacaaatctaaatcggttcatcctttcgagagttacgatgccacagacagacagacacgttaaacttataacagccTGTCGTTTTCGAGTCGGGGGTTGaaaatgttcatgtaaatagactcatattttaacatatttattGTCAGCAACACAATACATTTATCTTTAAGTTCTTACAAAGCGTACCTACACAAATGGTGACagataattatgtatttgactacgatcgatttttttatttacaaataatgatACATTAACATTTTCCCGTAATACAGCATTAATTAGGGTAGCGACTGGTTAAAAATGAAAGACATTCGTTCAAACTAAGTTTTTACTTCAATTACCAAGCGATGTGAAATGTAGGAGGTACCGGAGGTAAATAACAAGACAAGACTGTGGTGAACTCTGTATATTTGACTGAAGATACATCGTGTTTATATATAGTAGGATATTATCTAATTATCTATTAATGTGGGAGTTATCATGGTATCTATTCCATGATACTATGTTCTCATATTTCAAAGGTTAATTGGTACTTGATACTTGATACTTTATTATCTTATTGTTAATCTAATGTTCTCTAAAGGTTATCAATTTAAGATGTGTGAGTGTATGACGCTGCTATGACTGTGACCTCACTACAGCTTTCcccttttttttagggttccgtagtcaactaggaacccttatagtttcgccatgtctgtctgtccgtccgtccgtccgtccgtccgtccgtccgtccgcggataatctcagtaaccgttagcactagaaagctgaaatttggtaccaatatgtatatcaatcacgccaacaaagtgcaaaaataaaaagtggaaaaaaatgtttcgttagggcaccccccctacatgtaaagtgggggctgatattttttttcattccaaccccaacgtgtgatatatcgttggataggtattaaaaaatgaataagggtttactaatatcgttttttgataatattaatagtttcggaaataatcgctcctaaaggaaaaaaaaagtgcgtccccccccccctctaacttttgaaccatatgtttaaaaaatatgaaaaaaatcacaaaagtagaactttatgaatactttctaggaaaattgttttgaacttgataggttcagtagtttt is part of the Leguminivora glycinivorella isolate SPB_JAAS2020 chromosome 3, LegGlyc_1.1, whole genome shotgun sequence genome and harbors:
- the LOC125224973 gene encoding uncharacterized protein LOC125224973, yielding MFLNTLIENTKALEKMEFPVDSWCYLLFYINFQKLDGNLKKHFEDKHADKELPTFADLIKFLETEIRILESSAEPQASTSAGRRIGGGQSQAVKAHAAFQGAGSASASSCRLCGKGGHFIAKCEKFLEMKPAARKRQVVSLRLCFKCLNGHNIDKCTYNKNCYKCNSAKHHYLLHFDIPATGSDREQRLTSNVATNGKSHNSASSFPSVPVVSAPLTSGNPEGAVPGVSGLMASQAMKPKVLLATAIIRVLDSSGRYQEARALLDGGSESTFISESCVQRLGLERFKPDDPITGLGCTPITGCRGAVNLTMTPRLTDQPVLVTTANVLNKISYNLPGYSLPAQLADNYRGLDLADEQFFVSREIDILLGEDLLCDIVLSGRIKIHDNIPRVTKTVFGHVLSGPVNIGVSLRVPCASQAFFCSTSTDRILERFWEVEDIPFKAENPKDLECETIFRDTHSRTEEGRYSARLPFISDAPELGNTVPIAMKRFLAMERRLLAKGNEVFREKYTEFMREYAETGHMSLCEGEPNDYASGSYIIPHHGIFKKDCDKIRVVFDASCASTNGVALNDCLHAGPKLQRDIAEIICRFRLHRYVFTTDIRMMFRQILIAEEDRRFQLIFWRESPDLPLRVYRLNTVTYGMKSSPYLAIRTLRQLADDEEMQFPAAAQLLRSSVYMDDILGGADSIEDASKLKQELTDLLRSGGFELSKWTSSSKEVLQDIAEEHLEKPRKIFDNADGPSFYKILGVQWDSSSDCFSYRTKLDDTSGCTKRSILSTLARAFDPLGWICPVIFQGKVLMQQLWLKNLSWDAKAPDDVVAEWQGILKDMPLISNLRLERFILLDVKSCSLHGFSDASELGYGAAVYLRTVGHDGRVKVSLMMAKSRVSPVKSKLTIPKLELSGAALLVRLLKYVVAAISDDLTIDGIFGWCDSTIVLSWLKTSPHLLQTFEGNRVSQIINCGLNIAWRHLPSEMNPADVASRGCRASVLLEHPLWWGPPWLSGDAETWPRNIMDKAEDPLPGLRKVKVNVQALVGIVDKDNIFTRFSCLNMLLTVVAYCFRFVNNARPLSEKLRGVLSVPERRFALQRLIKLVQQEEFADDIHCLDQNKQCSKRLRRLLPFIADDGLLRVGGRLEHSRANRYLDDVRKYLASEEAQQGLSDGAAKQSITWRFNSPPAPHFGGLFEATVKSAKTLLRRVIDGNLEVDLYRIRKSGRRADLGGLPGETWEGYPGKPGRATRGNLGGLPGETWEGYPGKPGRATRGNLGGLPGEPGRATRGNLGGLPGETWEGYPGKFIFYFKPNATFIGTPAPTRRLVDGQQQVWSSKSSSRLLSLWSWVRITVRADFLTAL